The following proteins are encoded in a genomic region of Paenibacillus sp. FSL R7-0273:
- a CDS encoding TetR/AcrR family transcriptional regulator: MSDENHHQAEGKRGRPLDMSLNQVILETTLDLLAENGYDSLTVDAVAIKAKVGKGTIYRRWSSKMELVIDAATLMSPFEISVKQLNTNQPLRGQLIDLLTLFFRHDNKKYEKAMTAICNAVNEQLDKAIRDAFNWRYKGALETILQSYITENQITLEDLELLSDIGPALIMYYNYSRNQSSDDRYVERIVDKLMLPLIITK, encoded by the coding sequence ATGTCAGATGAAAACCATCACCAAGCAGAAGGAAAAAGAGGGCGTCCTTTAGATATGTCGCTTAATCAAGTAATCCTTGAGACCACTTTAGATTTATTAGCTGAAAACGGATATGATTCCTTAACAGTAGATGCGGTTGCTATCAAAGCGAAAGTGGGAAAGGGAACCATTTACAGACGCTGGTCTTCTAAAATGGAACTTGTTATTGACGCTGCAACGTTAATGAGTCCTTTTGAAATATCAGTAAAGCAACTGAATACAAATCAACCCTTGCGAGGACAGTTGATTGATTTGCTTACACTGTTTTTTCGACATGATAATAAAAAATATGAGAAAGCTATGACTGCGATTTGTAATGCTGTCAATGAGCAATTAGATAAAGCTATACGTGACGCTTTTAATTGGCGTTACAAAGGCGCGTTAGAAACGATTCTACAATCTTATATCACAGAAAATCAAATTACTCTCGAAGATTTAGAGTTGCTCTCAGATATTGGTCCTGCATTAATAATGTATTATAATTACTCAAGAAATCAGTCTAGTGATGATCGTTATGTTGAGCGGATTGTTGATAAATTAATGTTGCCTCTCATAATAACAAAATAA
- a CDS encoding SDR family oxidoreductase, which yields MTRSRILIIGASGTVGSHVVKEFNLNDEGVVVRLATSRPDLAEKWQAEGRDAVVLDLNRPETFAGALTDIDRVFLLTGYSSDMLYQSKKFVDASVDAGVRHIVHLGVFSSGEDLIPHFVWHDLVETYIEASGIAWTHLHPNVITDTVLAPVKDTNAFTVNWSEAPQGWVSAGDIAAVAAAVLREGPEKHGSSNYWLSTEVLTSPEVAEILTKVSGKEIKCNTNDPENLEAYVSQMKMAPERAYMESAVITMKLAVTGQMSAQTIVRDDVLTVLGRPGMTMTEWAQKNLIS from the coding sequence ATGACAAGATCGAGAATCTTGATAATAGGTGCATCTGGAACTGTTGGATCACATGTTGTGAAGGAATTTAACCTCAATGATGAGGGCGTAGTAGTTCGTCTAGCAACAAGCCGGCCTGATTTGGCAGAGAAGTGGCAGGCTGAGGGCCGGGACGCCGTTGTACTTGACCTAAATCGACCGGAGACCTTCGCTGGAGCTCTAACGGATATTGACCGTGTGTTTTTACTAACGGGTTATTCCTCAGATATGCTTTATCAAAGCAAAAAGTTTGTCGATGCATCTGTGGATGCAGGAGTACGTCATATCGTTCACCTCGGCGTGTTCAGTTCAGGTGAGGACTTGATACCGCACTTTGTCTGGCATGATCTCGTAGAAACTTATATTGAAGCAAGTGGTATCGCCTGGACGCACCTACATCCTAATGTCATTACTGACACGGTTTTGGCTCCGGTAAAGGACACAAATGCTTTCACAGTTAATTGGAGCGAAGCACCTCAAGGATGGGTGTCAGCTGGTGATATCGCTGCTGTTGCTGCTGCCGTGTTAAGAGAGGGACCCGAGAAACATGGTAGCTCCAATTACTGGTTAAGCACGGAAGTACTAACAAGTCCCGAGGTCGCTGAAATTCTAACTAAAGTGTCAGGAAAAGAAATCAAGTGTAATACTAACGATCCTGAAAACCTAGAAGCGTATGTATCTCAGATGAAAATGGCTCCAGAACGTGCCTACATGGAGAGTGCAGTTATAACGATGAAATTAGCAGTGACTGGCCAAATGAGCGCTCAGACTATTGTTCGCGATGATGTTTTAACGGTCTTGGGGCGTCCTGGAATGACCATGACCGAATGGGCTCAGAAGAATTTAATATCTTAA
- a CDS encoding cation:proton antiporter, whose product MEFVLYLVLILLGTKLAGHVAVRLGQPSVLGELIIGIILGPAILGWIHDGEFIHFFAETGVLLLMFMAGLETDMDQLKKNWMSAFAVAVGGIILPLAGGFGAGQLFGFSSAHSLFLGVLLSATSVSITVQVLKEMNRLDSREATTILGAAVVDDVLVVVLLAVLTSFFGTGTGGGISIGLLLGKKLIFFAGVFLAGWLLVPRTLKLLSRMKVTEPLVSIALVFCFAFAYFGEKMGIAGIIGAFAAGLAISQTTYKHEIERKVEAISYSIFVPVFFVSIGLNVSFDGVGNQIGLLFVLTVVAVLTKLLGGAAGARLTGFNGRSSIAIGSGMVSRGEVALIIAATGMQSGLLLAEYFTNVIITIILTTLIAPPLLKIVFSTRANSDAVREKKKIKF is encoded by the coding sequence ATGGAGTTTGTATTATATCTTGTTCTCATTCTGTTAGGCACCAAATTAGCCGGTCATGTTGCAGTCCGCCTCGGGCAACCATCTGTTCTAGGCGAATTAATCATAGGTATTATTTTAGGGCCTGCCATCTTAGGGTGGATACATGATGGTGAGTTCATTCATTTTTTTGCTGAAACCGGTGTTCTGCTATTAATGTTTATGGCCGGGCTTGAAACGGATATGGATCAGTTGAAAAAGAATTGGATGTCTGCATTTGCGGTAGCTGTAGGCGGGATTATATTACCTTTAGCTGGCGGGTTCGGAGCAGGCCAACTATTCGGATTCTCATCAGCCCATTCTTTATTCCTAGGAGTGCTGCTGAGTGCGACCTCAGTTAGTATTACTGTGCAGGTGTTAAAGGAGATGAACAGACTTGATTCAAGGGAAGCCACCACAATATTAGGTGCAGCGGTTGTAGATGATGTACTGGTGGTTGTTCTTCTAGCTGTTCTTACTAGCTTCTTTGGGACAGGCACTGGAGGAGGTATATCAATCGGTCTGCTGCTTGGTAAAAAACTTATATTCTTTGCCGGTGTCTTCCTTGCTGGATGGTTGTTGGTTCCGAGAACGCTAAAGTTATTATCCCGGATGAAAGTTACTGAACCATTGGTTAGTATTGCCCTGGTTTTCTGTTTTGCTTTTGCCTACTTTGGAGAAAAAATGGGGATCGCCGGAATTATCGGAGCTTTTGCAGCGGGGCTCGCGATCTCACAAACGACTTACAAGCATGAGATAGAGAGAAAAGTCGAGGCCATATCATACTCCATTTTTGTCCCTGTTTTCTTTGTAAGCATCGGACTTAACGTGTCTTTCGATGGAGTAGGGAACCAGATCGGGCTTCTGTTTGTTCTGACGGTTGTGGCTGTATTGACGAAACTTTTAGGTGGTGCTGCGGGTGCTAGGTTAACCGGGTTCAATGGCCGTTCGTCGATTGCTATAGGTTCGGGAATGGTATCCAGAGGTGAGGTTGCATTAATCATTGCTGCAACGGGCATGCAATCTGGATTGCTTCTTGCTGAATATTTTACGAACGTTATTATAACTATTATCCTTACTACGCTTATTGCTCCACCTTTATTAAAGATCGTTTTTAGTACTAGAGCTAACTCTGATGCTGTTCGAGAAAAGAAAAAAATTAAATTCTAA
- a CDS encoding HAD family hydrolase: protein MDIKAVLFDLDGTLLNRDASLVFFVRDQYDRFSQLQLVEKDIFVRRFIELDNHGYVWKDKVYQQLIDEFSIQDIEWTELLGDYLISFQRHCIGFPNMITMLTQLKNNGVKLALISNGYGQFQYDNFKALGISHLFDEVLISEWEGLRKPNPEIFIRALSKLGVRAEDALFVGDHPENDIRASRDVGIKAVWKRNKQFLSEVDADAIINDLEELTQYALRSNGKR, encoded by the coding sequence ATGGATATTAAAGCGGTGCTCTTTGATTTAGATGGTACGTTATTGAACCGTGATGCCTCGCTTGTCTTTTTTGTTCGCGACCAGTACGATCGGTTTTCACAGCTTCAATTAGTTGAGAAAGACATTTTTGTACGGCGGTTTATCGAGCTTGATAATCACGGATATGTTTGGAAAGATAAGGTTTACCAGCAGCTTATTGATGAATTCTCCATTCAGGATATAGAGTGGACAGAGCTTCTAGGTGATTATTTAATTAGTTTTCAAAGGCATTGCATAGGTTTTCCTAATATGATAACTATGCTTACTCAATTAAAGAACAACGGAGTAAAGTTAGCGCTAATCTCTAATGGTTATGGACAGTTCCAGTATGATAATTTTAAAGCACTGGGTATTAGTCATTTATTCGACGAGGTATTGATATCTGAATGGGAAGGACTTCGAAAGCCAAACCCAGAGATTTTCATTCGAGCTCTGTCAAAGCTGGGAGTGAGAGCAGAAGACGCACTGTTTGTAGGTGACCACCCGGAAAACGATATAAGAGCGAGTCGCGATGTAGGTATTAAAGCAGTATGGAAACGAAATAAACAATTTTTATCAGAAGTTGATGCAGACGCAATTATTAATGATTTGGAGGAATTGACTCAATATGCATTACGCTCTAACGGGAAGCGTTAG
- a CDS encoding family 16 glycoside hydrolase codes for MRIKKAMVLLLAFAVMLTGFIPQTAGADEADPSYSLTATDSAGAAESPASLQNAQGAAVIQNYPKPDIYEASAIFSLKADSEAVPVIKYLPDYDYAQFSFSGTVTLEVTANQPITNYSISPLAKNIQGTVNGNKLTFTLSASTYVIVDINQAPNEKADEPDPEKRRKRLVIAADPLETDIPASTGPGIYNVTAAPYNADSSGTTITSNAIQQAIDDANQAGGGIVYIPAGVYKSSNLTLKSNVTFYLAGGAVIVGTGRGEDYRNDFRKDSISDGTYFIRTAVNSENITMRGRGTIDGKGIEMRKRKMTDPPPTHKKGEGFINNLVVPIATSHFTFDGLTLRDGGFWAFLVVRSDNVRITNYKGFQDLHVLEDDAIDINESQNVLVKHAIAISDDDTFSTKTWPQKGMSKDWPGAIESLSNVVFDDCLAWTRCAAFKLGMGICTPQVGVTIRNSYVYQSARALLVDHAYTENPLPVEGWAKDVTFENIDIERVGINQFGNYWLRISTSTAGDVSNVVLKNINVRETGGESPIQGNVVRGGMVNGVTFTDVYVKGKLATSLSDLKAAVKNENVSGVVIANSSPSLFSDHFEDGNHTGWTAAAGTWSVKEEAGNQVLATGSQTTTYLITVNDSAPWTDYTYEAKLYLPFINGEENAGLLFRVKDNKNFYMYRINAKSKKLELFKSVDGTLSSVLNSVDFTPAKQWYTVKVVVKGNAVKGYVDGQLKTEWTNSVNELTSGGIGFRTTSAKILFDDAVVSAVNEAPTDIVLSQDSIAENTTAGSMVGTLSAADPDAGETFSYALVPGAGDTDNGSFSIAVLGNTLFLRTSPDYETKNSYTIRVRATDSGGLYVEKSFTIDVIDKDDTPVDADRDAVLFSEDFEGGVTPLWAVSSGTWSAATAEETKPLVQKANTTGLITAGDDAWEDYAYEAKVRIPITNANAGLVFRLKDSNNYYMYRVNGANQKLELFKAVDGVLTNVSSTPFAAVAKQWYTLKVIVQGNTIKGYADGERKVEWTNPVTELTAGKIGFRTTSVDAAFDDVLTAGIKTASGPLTVTLNVYAPANAEGNSLNVNPSTTVAEQTVILMAEGYNQNSEPTVIGEERYYPAVWRR; via the coding sequence ATGCGTATTAAAAAGGCAATGGTTCTTTTATTAGCGTTCGCCGTCATGCTTACCGGGTTTATTCCGCAGACAGCGGGGGCGGACGAAGCCGATCCAAGCTACTCGCTAACGGCAACAGATTCTGCAGGCGCAGCCGAATCCCCGGCTTCTCTGCAGAATGCGCAAGGGGCGGCAGTCATTCAGAACTATCCGAAGCCCGACATTTATGAAGCATCCGCCATTTTTTCGTTGAAAGCGGATTCAGAAGCAGTCCCCGTAATCAAATATTTGCCTGACTATGATTACGCGCAGTTTTCATTTTCAGGAACCGTCACCCTTGAGGTTACGGCGAACCAGCCGATCACCAATTATTCGATCAGTCCGCTCGCCAAGAATATCCAGGGGACAGTCAACGGAAACAAACTGACCTTCACCCTTTCTGCCTCAACCTATGTGATCGTGGATATCAATCAAGCCCCCAATGAAAAGGCGGATGAGCCTGACCCGGAAAAACGGAGAAAACGGCTTGTCATCGCCGCCGATCCGCTCGAAACGGATATTCCCGCCTCTACAGGTCCCGGAATTTACAATGTAACCGCTGCGCCGTACAACGCGGACAGCTCCGGGACGACCATCACGTCGAATGCAATTCAGCAGGCCATTGACGATGCCAATCAAGCCGGAGGCGGCATCGTGTATATCCCGGCCGGCGTCTACAAGAGCAGCAACCTGACCTTGAAAAGCAATGTCACCTTCTATCTGGCGGGAGGCGCCGTCATTGTCGGCACAGGCAGGGGTGAGGATTACCGGAATGACTTCCGGAAGGATTCTATCTCGGACGGAACTTATTTTATCCGCACGGCCGTAAATTCCGAGAATATCACCATGCGCGGACGCGGAACCATCGACGGGAAAGGGATCGAGATGCGGAAGCGGAAAATGACCGATCCGCCGCCGACCCACAAAAAAGGGGAAGGCTTTATCAATAATCTGGTCGTTCCCATCGCAACCAGCCATTTTACGTTTGACGGCTTGACCTTGCGGGATGGCGGGTTCTGGGCGTTCCTCGTGGTCCGTTCCGACAATGTGAGGATTACGAATTATAAGGGCTTCCAGGACTTGCATGTACTTGAGGATGACGCCATTGATATCAACGAGAGCCAGAACGTGCTGGTGAAGCATGCCATTGCCATTTCAGACGACGATACGTTTTCCACTAAAACGTGGCCGCAGAAGGGGATGTCCAAAGACTGGCCGGGAGCCATTGAGAGCCTGAGCAACGTGGTCTTTGACGACTGTCTGGCCTGGACCCGCTGTGCAGCCTTCAAGCTGGGGATGGGCATATGCACGCCGCAGGTCGGCGTTACCATCCGCAATTCATATGTGTATCAGAGTGCCCGGGCGCTGCTGGTAGATCATGCTTATACGGAAAACCCGCTTCCGGTGGAAGGCTGGGCCAAGGACGTTACATTTGAAAATATTGATATCGAGCGGGTCGGCATCAACCAATTTGGGAATTACTGGCTCCGGATTTCCACCAGCACAGCCGGCGATGTAAGCAATGTCGTGCTCAAAAACATCAATGTCCGCGAAACGGGAGGCGAGTCTCCGATCCAGGGGAATGTCGTCCGGGGCGGAATGGTGAACGGAGTGACGTTCACGGATGTTTATGTGAAGGGCAAGCTGGCAACAAGCCTGAGCGATCTGAAGGCGGCAGTGAAAAATGAAAATGTGAGCGGCGTGGTCATTGCCAATTCCAGCCCTTCTCTTTTCAGCGATCATTTTGAAGACGGCAATCACACGGGCTGGACAGCGGCGGCGGGTACCTGGTCGGTTAAGGAAGAAGCCGGAAACCAGGTTCTGGCTACCGGAAGCCAGACTACGACTTATCTCATTACGGTTAATGATAGTGCCCCATGGACGGATTATACCTATGAGGCGAAGCTGTACCTTCCATTTATCAACGGAGAGGAGAACGCAGGGCTTCTCTTCAGGGTGAAGGACAACAAAAATTTCTATATGTACCGGATCAATGCCAAGAGCAAAAAGCTGGAGCTGTTTAAATCCGTAGACGGAACATTGTCCTCTGTTCTGAACAGTGTTGATTTCACCCCTGCCAAGCAGTGGTACACTGTAAAGGTGGTTGTGAAAGGGAACGCGGTTAAAGGATATGTGGACGGCCAATTAAAGACGGAATGGACAAATAGCGTAAACGAGTTAACTTCGGGAGGCATTGGCTTCCGGACAACCTCGGCCAAAATTCTGTTCGACGACGCCGTTGTTTCCGCAGTCAATGAAGCGCCGACAGACATTGTGCTCTCGCAGGACAGCATAGCGGAAAATACGACAGCGGGAAGCATGGTGGGAACGCTAAGCGCAGCTGATCCGGATGCCGGAGAAACCTTTTCCTATGCGCTGGTTCCGGGAGCAGGTGATACCGACAACGGCAGCTTTTCCATCGCGGTGCTGGGGAATACGCTGTTCCTTCGTACTTCCCCGGACTACGAAACCAAGAACAGCTATACCATCCGCGTAAGGGCCACGGACTCGGGCGGTCTCTATGTGGAAAAGAGCTTTACGATTGATGTCATCGACAAGGATGACACCCCGGTAGATGCGGATCGGGATGCCGTCCTGTTCAGCGAGGATTTTGAAGGCGGAGTTACACCGTTATGGGCCGTCTCCTCCGGCACATGGTCGGCAGCAACGGCTGAAGAAACGAAGCCGCTGGTCCAGAAGGCGAACACGACAGGCCTCATTACAGCCGGCGATGATGCATGGGAGGATTATGCTTATGAAGCCAAGGTCAGAATTCCGATTACCAATGCCAATGCCGGCCTAGTTTTCAGGCTGAAGGACTCCAACAATTATTATATGTACCGCGTGAATGGAGCGAACCAGAAGCTGGAGCTGTTCAAAGCGGTGGACGGCGTTTTGACCAATGTGTCCAGCACGCCGTTCGCGGCGGTTGCGAAGCAATGGTATACGCTGAAGGTCATCGTTCAGGGGAACACAATAAAAGGGTATGCCGACGGGGAGCGTAAAGTGGAGTGGACCAATCCTGTTACCGAATTAACAGCCGGAAAAATCGGTTTTAGAACCACCTCTGTTGATGCGGCTTTTGATGATGTACTCACTGCAGGCATCAAAACGGCCAGCGGACCCTTGACGGTGACCCTCAATGTCTATGCGCCGGCCAACGCGGAGGGCAACAGCCTCAACGTAAATCCAAGCACTACGGTGGCAGAGCAGACGGTGATATTGATGGCGGAAGGCTACAATCAGAACAGTGAACCGACCGTCATCGGCGAAGAAAGGTATTATCCGGCCGTGTGGAGAAGATAG
- a CDS encoding SGNH/GDSL hydrolase family protein, with amino-acid sequence MRLLSLTDAWFHGAVSLEHLEGGIKPWRIPFPDYGLYPPGGIEGKAEICAGVRLRLRTDSAEVAVSFAPLAEEAAMDCVAGGALLWTLHLPAGATEAHFGGLPGGTKDLEIWLPQNTGMTVTGLRISAGAFGVPLPDGRPRWVTYGSSITQCVAASSPSRTWPAIAAEACGFNLTSLGFSGNCHMEPMIGRLIRDLPADFISICAGVNIYGAATLSPRMFKPLLIGLLETIRDGHKETPLLVITPVYGTIRETELNPLGFTLPMMREAIRETVKLLRERGDRYLYCRDGLDWLGAEEEAFLTDGLHPGADGYKLMGRRFPGLLEGVYRSADK; translated from the coding sequence GTGAGGCTGCTTTCTCTAACGGACGCATGGTTTCACGGCGCCGTTTCGCTGGAGCACCTTGAAGGCGGAATTAAGCCTTGGCGGATTCCTTTCCCGGATTACGGGCTGTATCCGCCCGGGGGGATCGAGGGGAAAGCGGAAATCTGCGCCGGTGTCCGCCTGCGGCTGCGTACGGATTCCGCGGAGGTTGCGGTTTCGTTCGCGCCGCTTGCAGAGGAGGCCGCGATGGATTGCGTGGCTGGAGGAGCGCTCCTCTGGACGCTCCATCTGCCGGCCGGCGCGACTGAAGCGCATTTCGGCGGATTGCCCGGCGGGACCAAGGATTTAGAAATCTGGCTCCCGCAGAATACGGGCATGACTGTCACCGGTCTGCGGATCAGTGCCGGTGCATTCGGCGTCCCGCTGCCGGACGGCCGGCCCCGCTGGGTCACCTACGGCAGCTCCATTACGCAATGCGTCGCGGCATCCAGCCCTTCGCGTACCTGGCCTGCCATTGCAGCCGAGGCCTGCGGCTTCAACCTGACCAGCCTCGGCTTCTCCGGCAACTGCCATATGGAGCCGATGATCGGGCGGCTGATCCGCGATCTGCCGGCTGATTTCATCTCCATTTGTGCGGGGGTGAACATCTACGGCGCAGCCACCTTAAGCCCGCGTATGTTCAAGCCGCTGCTGATCGGACTGCTGGAGACCATCCGCGACGGACATAAGGAAACTCCGCTGCTTGTCATTACTCCGGTCTATGGCACCATCCGTGAAACAGAGCTCAATCCGCTGGGCTTCACTCTGCCGATGATGCGCGAAGCCATCCGCGAGACAGTGAAGCTGCTGCGGGAGCGGGGCGACCGCTATCTTTACTGCCGGGACGGGCTGGATTGGCTCGGGGCGGAGGAGGAGGCCTTCCTTACGGACGGTCTGCATCCCGGAGCCGATGGGTACAAGCTGATGGGCAGGCGCTTCCCGGGGCTTTTGGAGGGCGTATACCGCTCCGCAGATAAGTAA
- a CDS encoding FAD-dependent oxidoreductase — protein MNNGYITLPSAVIPVTREVDVLVIGGGASGIAAAIAAARGGATTMLVEQRGFLGGMGTVALVPAFCPFTDKQKPIVRGLGLQLMEQMKEACDPAFRKEYQDMLDWVPIDPEVLKRVYDNAVLESGVTPLYHTFVYDVVLSPDRKTVEGVIVVNKTGRSFISCRYIIDCTGDGDIAALAGVPFQKGGEEGELQPGSMCYLLANVDRPKFSRFLEESGDTGQLHTTVELAISEGALPEGRKSISGLAWVSDYLVGVNFGHVFGIDGTLAEDLTRGAIEGRRTAERQLQFFRKYVPGFEHAHMVASGEQLGIRETRRIEGDYILTVDDFITARSFPDDIARNAYYIDIHLANSKSDMTFNHLPPGVSHGVPYRIMLPVGIDNLWVAGRSVSSDRAVQGSLRVMPNCFSMGQAAGTAAVLALQGSTGSRGIAVAELQRRLLEQDVWLGEDRVPAEKEKEKEGNTP, from the coding sequence ATGAATAACGGATATATTACACTGCCTTCCGCCGTCATTCCGGTTACCCGCGAGGTGGATGTGCTGGTTATCGGCGGCGGGGCTTCCGGCATCGCCGCAGCCATTGCCGCTGCGCGGGGGGGAGCCACAACTATGCTGGTGGAGCAAAGGGGATTTCTCGGCGGCATGGGCACGGTTGCGCTCGTCCCCGCCTTCTGCCCCTTTACGGATAAACAGAAGCCGATTGTCCGCGGCCTTGGCCTTCAGCTGATGGAGCAGATGAAGGAGGCTTGCGACCCTGCTTTCCGCAAGGAATATCAGGATATGCTGGATTGGGTACCGATTGATCCGGAGGTGCTGAAACGGGTCTATGACAATGCCGTTCTGGAAAGCGGTGTGACGCCGCTATACCATACTTTTGTCTACGATGTGGTGCTGTCCCCGGACCGCAAGACGGTTGAGGGCGTCATTGTCGTCAACAAAACCGGACGCTCCTTCATCTCCTGCCGGTATATTATTGATTGTACCGGAGATGGAGACATCGCCGCGCTGGCAGGCGTTCCTTTCCAGAAGGGCGGAGAGGAGGGCGAGCTTCAGCCCGGCAGCATGTGCTACCTGCTGGCAAATGTCGACCGCCCGAAGTTCAGCCGTTTCCTGGAGGAGAGCGGAGATACGGGCCAGCTGCACACAACAGTGGAGCTGGCGATTTCCGAAGGAGCGCTGCCGGAGGGCCGTAAGTCGATTTCCGGCCTTGCCTGGGTGAGCGACTATCTCGTAGGGGTCAACTTCGGCCATGTGTTTGGTATCGACGGAACCCTTGCCGAGGATCTGACGCGCGGGGCGATTGAAGGGCGCCGCACGGCGGAGCGCCAGCTGCAGTTCTTCCGCAAGTATGTACCGGGCTTTGAGCACGCCCATATGGTGGCGAGCGGAGAGCAGCTCGGCATCCGGGAGACCCGCCGCATTGAAGGGGATTATATCCTGACCGTGGATGATTTCATTACAGCCCGTTCCTTCCCCGACGACATTGCCCGCAATGCCTATTATATTGACATCCATCTCGCCAACAGCAAAAGCGATATGACCTTTAACCATCTGCCTCCGGGAGTTTCGCATGGCGTGCCTTACCGGATCATGCTGCCGGTCGGCATCGACAACCTGTGGGTGGCCGGACGCTCCGTGTCCTCGGACCGGGCGGTTCAGGGCTCTCTGCGGGTTATGCCCAACTGCTTCTCTATGGGCCAGGCAGCCGGCACGGCGGCTGTGCTTGCGCTGCAAGGCAGCACCGGCTCACGGGGCATAGCCGTTGCTGAGCTTCAGCGGCGGCTGCTGGAGCAGGATGTGTGGCTGGGTGAAGATCGGGTACCCGCCGAGAAGGAGAAGGAGAAGGAAGGGAACACGCCGTGA
- a CDS encoding glycoside hydrolase family 130 protein, which yields MSDLTVGPLFSSPVITRHPANPILSPGNVPYGPAMVFNAGVAKFKGKYVMVFRNDYGDERKGIVAPHHTTNLGLAFSEDGIKWEVQPQPCWSWHDEEVIRVYDPRLTVIGEQCYMCFAVDTKHGLRGGIAVTEDFRSFEVLSLSLPDNRNMVLFPETIGGRYVRLERPMPVYSRGGKDRFDMWMSDSPDLKYWGNSRLLLAVEDVAYANDKVGPGAPPVKTDKGWLTLFHAVDLDRSRGKNGWEDSWKKRYTTGIMLLDLEDPSRIIGRAAAPLLAPEAAYETSGGFRNDVIFPGGMILEDSGEVKIYYGAADTVECLATAHVDDLLRLCLEGVVK from the coding sequence ATGAGCGATTTAACAGTTGGACCTTTATTCTCCAGTCCGGTAATCACCCGGCATCCTGCGAACCCGATTCTGTCGCCGGGCAATGTGCCTTACGGTCCCGCGATGGTCTTCAACGCCGGGGTCGCCAAATTCAAAGGCAAATATGTGATGGTTTTCCGCAATGACTATGGCGATGAACGCAAGGGGATTGTTGCCCCTCACCATACAACCAATCTCGGGCTGGCCTTCAGTGAAGACGGAATCAAGTGGGAGGTTCAGCCGCAGCCCTGCTGGTCCTGGCATGACGAGGAGGTTATCCGCGTGTATGACCCGCGGCTGACGGTAATCGGCGAGCAATGCTACATGTGCTTTGCGGTCGATACGAAGCACGGACTGCGCGGCGGCATTGCCGTAACGGAGGATTTCCGCTCCTTCGAGGTGCTGAGCCTGTCGCTGCCGGACAACCGTAATATGGTCCTGTTCCCGGAGACAATCGGAGGCCGTTATGTGCGTCTGGAGCGTCCCATGCCTGTATACAGCCGGGGCGGCAAAGACCGCTTCGACATGTGGATGAGCGACTCCCCGGACCTGAAATACTGGGGGAACTCCAGGCTGCTGCTGGCGGTGGAGGATGTGGCCTATGCCAATGACAAGGTAGGCCCGGGTGCCCCGCCCGTCAAGACGGACAAAGGCTGGCTGACCTTATTCCACGCCGTGGACCTGGATCGCAGCCGCGGCAAGAACGGCTGGGAGGACAGCTGGAAGAAGCGTTATACCACCGGGATTATGCTGCTGGATCTCGAAGATCCCAGCCGGATTATCGGCCGGGCGGCTGCGCCTCTGCTTGCCCCGGAGGCTGCTTATGAGACCAGCGGAGGCTTCCGCAATGACGTTATTTTTCCGGGGGGCATGATTCTGGAGGATTCCGGGGAAGTCAAAATCTACTACGGAGCCGCAGATACGGTGGAATGCCTGGCTACTGCGCATGTGGACGATCTGCTGCGTCTTTGTCTTGAAGGCGTGGTCAAGTAA